In one window of Fictibacillus phosphorivorans DNA:
- a CDS encoding four-carbon acid sugar kinase family protein, which translates to MKVGVIADDLTGANATGVKLIKQGFEAATMVYYDQEPASGSYNAVCIDTDSRYARKDVSEMRIKKSLNNLQRWGVDVICKRIDSTVRGNIGTEIDMVLNELGERSIAVVVASFPDSSRITSGGYLLVDGVPVQATDVAKDPVMPLTESYVPSIISKQSEHLVSHIGLETVLQGKKTILQELKRKINEGNRILVMDAVTDEEIEDIAHAMALIEDYQLVPVDPGPLTAYYAKAYTSLHTQSKKILVTVGSVTSLSGEQLTYLIDKTDAKPVYVDAEKLASLSDSWETEVQRAVTAALEAIHHQDILIITTNSPEAKRLELKRLAEEQGVSQDQLAKRIADGLGKITRIVIQSTNYEIGGCFSSGGDVTASLCSVGRAEGIKLKNEVLPLVAYGEFIGGYFDGIPLATKGGMVGDKKAIHTIVKHLLANQTSTKQVQ; encoded by the coding sequence ATGAAAGTCGGCGTTATCGCAGATGATCTAACAGGTGCCAATGCGACAGGGGTAAAACTGATCAAGCAAGGTTTTGAAGCGGCAACAATGGTGTATTACGATCAGGAACCAGCTTCCGGCAGCTACAACGCAGTGTGTATTGATACAGACAGCAGGTATGCACGAAAAGATGTGTCCGAGATGCGGATCAAAAAGTCATTGAACAACCTACAGCGTTGGGGTGTAGATGTTATCTGTAAACGAATCGACAGTACCGTAAGAGGAAACATCGGAACAGAGATCGACATGGTCTTAAATGAACTTGGCGAACGATCGATTGCGGTTGTCGTTGCATCGTTTCCAGATTCAAGCCGAATCACATCTGGCGGTTACTTGCTCGTCGATGGTGTGCCTGTTCAGGCTACAGATGTTGCCAAAGATCCGGTCATGCCTCTTACTGAATCGTACGTTCCTTCTATTATCAGTAAGCAAAGTGAACATCTCGTATCACACATCGGACTCGAAACCGTTTTACAAGGAAAGAAAACGATCCTTCAGGAGTTAAAGCGAAAAATAAACGAGGGCAATCGCATTCTTGTGATGGATGCGGTTACAGATGAAGAGATTGAAGATATCGCGCATGCGATGGCATTGATCGAGGACTACCAACTCGTACCGGTAGATCCGGGACCATTAACGGCTTATTATGCAAAGGCTTACACGTCTCTACACACACAAAGTAAAAAGATACTCGTGACAGTTGGGAGCGTAACCTCTTTAAGCGGTGAACAGCTAACATACTTAATCGATAAAACAGATGCGAAACCGGTCTATGTTGATGCTGAAAAATTAGCTAGTCTATCGGACAGCTGGGAAACAGAAGTTCAAAGAGCTGTGACAGCTGCCTTGGAAGCTATCCATCACCAAGACATCCTGATCATTACGACCAATTCACCCGAGGCAAAACGATTAGAACTAAAACGATTGGCTGAAGAGCAAGGTGTGAGCCAGGATCAACTCGCGAAAAGAATTGCGGATGGATTAGGAAAGATCACGCGTATTGTCATCCAGTCAACGAATTATGAGATAGGCGGCTGCTTTTCTAGTGGTGGAGATGTTACGGCTTCACTCTGTTCTGTTGGAAGAGCTGAAGGCATCAAGTTAAAAAACGAAGTGCTTCCTCTTGTCGCATACGGTGAATTCATCGGAGGTTATTTTGATGGTATACCGCTTGCTACAAAAGGCGGCATGGTCGGGGACAAAAAAGCGATTCATACGATCGTAAAGCATTTATTAGCAAACCAAACATCTACAAAGCAAGTTCAATAA
- a CDS encoding DeoR/GlpR family DNA-binding transcription regulator produces the protein MPKERREHILQQLNTNGKIEIEDLVNELNVSAMTIRRDLAFLEETDQIIRTHGGAILNKPLVVESSFRTKEGKFNDRKRAIAERAVQFIQDHSTILLDSGTTTLEIAKLLKDKTTITVVTNDIKIAAELLDTNVKVIVTGGELQNTIGTLFGPLTEQMLRGIHVDLFFLGAHAIHSQAGITAPTYEKASIKKLMIEASEKTWLVADSSKFDQKSLTKVCDLNQIHGLITDQHILDETEKILNEYLEVVTVEGGEKG, from the coding sequence ATGCCTAAAGAGCGTAGAGAGCATATTCTTCAACAATTAAATACGAACGGGAAAATTGAGATTGAGGATCTAGTAAACGAATTAAATGTTTCGGCGATGACAATCCGCCGTGATCTTGCCTTTCTCGAAGAAACGGACCAGATTATTAGAACGCATGGCGGAGCAATTCTGAACAAGCCGTTAGTCGTGGAATCATCTTTTCGAACAAAAGAAGGGAAGTTCAACGACCGTAAGAGAGCAATCGCCGAAAGAGCGGTGCAATTCATACAGGATCACTCGACCATTCTTTTAGATTCAGGAACAACAACGTTAGAGATTGCAAAATTGTTAAAGGACAAAACGACGATCACAGTTGTTACGAATGATATAAAAATTGCAGCTGAGCTTCTCGATACGAATGTGAAAGTGATTGTTACTGGAGGCGAACTACAGAATACGATCGGAACATTGTTCGGCCCGTTAACAGAGCAGATGTTAAGAGGAATTCACGTAGATCTCTTTTTCTTAGGAGCTCATGCGATCCACAGTCAAGCTGGTATTACAGCACCGACTTATGAGAAGGCTTCGATCAAAAAGCTGATGATTGAAGCATCGGAAAAAACATGGCTCGTGGCTGACTCTAGCAAGTTTGATCAAAAATCATTAACAAAGGTTTGTGACTTAAATCAAATACATGGTTTGATTACAGATCAGCACATTTTAGATGAAACCGAAAAAATACTGAATGAATATTTAGAAGTCGTAACCGTTGAAGGTGGTGAAAAGGGATGA
- a CDS encoding fused response regulator/phosphatase, with translation MSILIVDDNTVNLFVIEKILKNAGYDDCTSLSSAQQLFDHLEENEKELNKKSIDLILLDIMMPEIDGIEACQRVQKDERFKDIPIIFITALEDSTKLAEALDCGGMDYVTKPINKVELLARIRVALRLKYEKDWHAEQEQKIQNELDLAMQVQKGLLNPPIKEDNITINVSHLPSFKLAGDMYYWHKFDDNRYGIILLDMMGHGISSSLVCMFISSVMRDSIKELRDPELVIKELNRYMSLLHNPKNDYNYYFTGIYLLIDTEKKTVEYVNAGHPEGYALVDNSLQPIERSCYAVGFFEQIEVKKSVIHYEDNIQLLLFTDGVLEAGNDEERMLEKLKYVASEKWSNIRSPIHLVIPEEQQKDQSDDMCIMMIQAK, from the coding sequence ATGTCCATTCTGATCGTTGATGATAATACAGTAAATTTATTTGTAATAGAAAAAATATTGAAGAATGCAGGATACGACGATTGCACCTCTCTTTCTTCTGCTCAACAGCTGTTCGATCACCTCGAAGAAAACGAAAAAGAGCTGAACAAAAAGTCGATCGACCTGATTCTCCTTGATATCATGATGCCGGAGATCGATGGGATCGAGGCTTGTCAACGCGTTCAAAAAGACGAACGTTTTAAAGACATTCCGATCATCTTCATCACGGCGCTCGAAGACTCTACGAAATTAGCAGAAGCGCTAGATTGCGGTGGAATGGATTATGTGACGAAGCCGATCAATAAAGTAGAACTTCTTGCTAGAATCCGTGTCGCACTGCGATTGAAGTACGAAAAAGATTGGCACGCGGAACAAGAACAAAAGATTCAGAACGAACTCGATCTTGCGATGCAAGTTCAAAAAGGCTTGTTGAATCCGCCGATCAAAGAAGACAACATCACGATAAACGTGTCTCATCTGCCTTCCTTTAAGCTCGCGGGCGATATGTATTATTGGCACAAATTTGATGACAACCGGTATGGCATCATCTTGCTTGATATGATGGGGCATGGGATTTCCTCTTCACTCGTTTGCATGTTTATCTCTTCTGTTATGCGAGACAGCATTAAAGAACTAAGAGATCCCGAACTTGTGATTAAAGAATTGAACCGTTATATGTCACTTCTTCACAATCCCAAAAACGATTATAACTACTATTTCACAGGCATCTACCTTTTGATCGATACCGAGAAAAAGACGGTAGAATACGTGAATGCCGGGCATCCAGAAGGCTATGCGCTCGTTGATAATTCACTCCAACCTATCGAACGCAGTTGTTATGCGGTTGGTTTCTTTGAACAGATCGAAGTGAAGAAGTCTGTGATCCACTACGAAGACAACATTCAGTTGCTGCTCTTCACAGATGGTGTGTTAGAAGCTGGGAATGATGAAGAACGAATGTTAGAGAAGCTGAAGTACGTGGCTTCAGAAAAATGGAGCAACATCAGGTCACCGATTCACCTAGTGATTCCTGAAGAACAACAAAAAGATCAGAGCGATGACATGTGTATCATGATGATTCAAGCCAAATAA